Proteins from a genomic interval of Rubinisphaera italica:
- a CDS encoding c-type cytochrome — MPANRILIRKLGILLVLISLFTAAVSAQDRVRPRALAVSPDRSCVVTANRIAGTLSFVSLPEMQLHSNVEVREVDVGNEPLDVLWLSDSIIAVAVYRDQCVKLFEREGSRLQILRTISLSGHPVSMTHARNCQELLVSLQHPDSVQCISVDSGALLREYHCGNLPRFLVLSPDETWFCVTCELPGSLYCFDRNTGQLLSRQEAHQTAFNLGQPELFSGSEVIVPLTINRDFPITEGNLTRGWAVNNRLAKFNVPSGNELEQSQFGLDVRGHGVADLTLVRSNPAGTKLAVLASGVQELILLKTSDLIWPTSGVDDFAPHYLTETPGILTRIKIPGRPIDLEFLDNETVLVANEMQDSLCLIDLKLGSITKELKLSHSNHKSEIARGEQIFYDGLRSKDGWMSCHTCHYDGHTSGQMFDTLNDVTYDTKKLTLSLHDVAKTEPWTWHGWQPDLTESMSKSLRETMHDPHAASFDDARALASYLETLKPISATKLPASVDREAGQELFYGKGGCISCHQEPDFSSGLRYAVGRVESHSIYQVFNPPALRGISSRRRYLHHGRAHSLKQVLTLYHRPEETSGAELTEDEIEQLVNFLSGL, encoded by the coding sequence ATGCCTGCCAACAGAATTCTCATCAGAAAGTTGGGAATCCTGCTGGTATTGATCTCATTGTTCACAGCAGCGGTATCCGCACAAGATCGAGTACGCCCTCGCGCCCTGGCCGTATCGCCGGATCGTTCCTGTGTGGTCACTGCGAATCGAATTGCTGGGACACTCAGTTTCGTTTCGCTACCTGAGATGCAACTTCACAGTAATGTTGAAGTTCGTGAAGTCGATGTCGGGAATGAACCTCTGGATGTTCTCTGGTTATCGGATTCCATAATCGCAGTGGCTGTGTATCGCGATCAATGCGTGAAGCTTTTTGAACGAGAGGGATCTCGCCTGCAAATCTTGCGAACGATTTCTCTTTCCGGTCATCCCGTCAGCATGACACATGCCAGAAATTGCCAGGAGTTACTCGTTTCATTACAACATCCGGATTCGGTTCAATGCATAAGCGTAGATTCGGGAGCATTACTCCGAGAGTATCACTGCGGCAACCTGCCTCGTTTTCTGGTTCTCTCGCCCGATGAAACCTGGTTTTGTGTCACTTGCGAATTGCCCGGCAGTCTCTATTGCTTTGATAGAAATACTGGACAGTTACTCAGTCGTCAGGAAGCTCATCAAACGGCGTTCAACCTCGGTCAACCAGAGTTATTCTCTGGCAGTGAAGTGATTGTCCCCCTGACAATCAATCGAGATTTTCCGATCACCGAAGGAAACTTAACTCGCGGCTGGGCAGTCAATAATCGACTGGCAAAGTTCAACGTTCCATCTGGTAACGAACTCGAGCAAAGTCAATTCGGACTCGATGTGCGTGGGCATGGAGTCGCCGATTTAACTCTTGTTCGTTCCAATCCAGCCGGCACTAAACTAGCCGTACTGGCCAGCGGCGTTCAGGAACTCATTCTCCTGAAAACGAGCGATCTTATCTGGCCGACATCTGGTGTTGATGATTTTGCCCCGCATTATCTGACAGAGACTCCCGGAATTCTCACACGCATTAAAATCCCCGGACGTCCAATCGACTTGGAATTCCTCGACAATGAAACAGTGCTGGTTGCCAATGAGATGCAGGATTCACTCTGCCTGATAGATTTAAAGCTTGGATCAATTACTAAAGAATTAAAGCTGTCTCACTCGAATCACAAATCCGAAATTGCTCGTGGGGAGCAAATCTTTTACGACGGACTGCGATCTAAAGATGGGTGGATGAGTTGCCACACCTGTCATTACGATGGCCATACCTCCGGGCAGATGTTCGATACTCTCAATGACGTGACCTACGACACCAAAAAGCTGACACTCTCGCTGCATGATGTGGCCAAAACTGAACCCTGGACATGGCATGGCTGGCAGCCCGACTTGACAGAGTCGATGTCAAAATCACTGCGTGAAACGATGCATGATCCACACGCAGCATCTTTCGACGATGCTCGTGCGCTGGCCAGTTATCTGGAAACTCTCAAACCGATCTCTGCAACAAAGTTGCCCGCTTCGGTCGATCGAGAAGCTGGGCAAGAACTCTTTTATGGAAAAGGTGGTTGCATTTCCTGCCATCAGGAGCCAGACTTTTCCTCAGGATTACGATATGCTGTCGGTCGTGTGGAAAGTCATTCGATTTATCAGGTCTTTAATCCCCCTGCTCTCCGTGGAATTTCCTCGCGAAGACGATACCTGCATCACGGCCGGGCTCATTCCCTCAAACAGGTCCTCACCCTTTATCATCGCCCTGAAGAGACTTCAGGGGCAGAATTGACAGAGGATGAAATTGAACAACTCGTTAATTTCCTTTCTGGATTGTGA
- a CDS encoding N-acetylglucosamine-6-phosphate deacetylase — MIDLQVNGYAGVDFNSDELTLEQVEHGCERLRQDGVNGILATIITADHDAMCRRLANVAKIREQSSSVAQMIIGLHIEGPFLSPIPGYIGAHPTEHACPANLDLTKRLLEAGDGLTRLFTLAPEQDLTGETTGWLNDQEILVAAGHCNPSLDQLKASIDAGLKLFTHLGNGCPMQMHRHDNIIQRALSLSDKLIICFIADGAHIPLFALKNYIRCVGIEHSIVVSDTISAAGLGPGTYHLADQTVIIEEDLVPWAEDRSHFVGSACPLKTMVANLQTIGLTSLEIDCLVRYNPRKLLGI, encoded by the coding sequence ATGATTGATCTGCAAGTCAATGGTTATGCCGGCGTCGATTTTAATTCTGACGAACTGACACTCGAGCAAGTTGAGCACGGATGTGAACGTTTGCGTCAAGATGGCGTCAATGGAATTCTGGCAACTATTATTACCGCAGACCACGATGCGATGTGCCGACGACTGGCAAATGTTGCGAAAATTCGAGAGCAATCATCGTCTGTCGCTCAGATGATTATTGGCCTGCATATCGAAGGTCCGTTTCTATCTCCTATCCCCGGATACATCGGAGCTCATCCGACGGAACATGCCTGCCCGGCTAATCTGGATTTGACGAAGAGATTACTGGAAGCCGGTGATGGCTTGACGAGACTTTTCACACTCGCCCCTGAACAGGATCTCACAGGGGAAACAACTGGCTGGTTGAACGATCAGGAAATTCTAGTCGCAGCCGGGCATTGCAATCCCAGTCTGGATCAACTGAAAGCTTCGATTGATGCTGGCTTGAAGCTGTTCACACATCTCGGAAACGGTTGCCCGATGCAGATGCACCGCCACGATAATATTATTCAACGGGCTCTTTCTTTATCCGACAAACTCATTATTTGTTTCATTGCCGACGGAGCCCATATCCCATTGTTTGCCCTGAAAAATTATATTCGATGCGTGGGGATTGAACATAGTATCGTTGTTTCAGACACCATCAGCGCAGCTGGCCTGGGGCCGGGAACTTACCATCTCGCCGATCAGACCGTTATTATTGAAGAGGATCTAGTCCCCTGGGCAGAAGATCGTTCTCACTTCGTCGGTTCGGCCTGCCCACTGAAAACCATGGTCGCCAATCTGCAAACAATTGGGTTGACTTCATTGGAAATCGATTGTCTCGTCCGGTACAACCCCCGGAAATTACTGGGGATTTAA
- a CDS encoding DUF4159 domain-containing protein, with the protein MRNQNSLLKRVLIYSIVAGLLASSSRPVIAQDELSAENVLAAIQKGRRYLISQQLPDGSWSTETASPYKIGISSLSLLSLMNSGLTSDDPAISRGLKWLRQQKPTLTYEISLMIMALTTAKEGAKDSLLVFSLAQQLEKGQQRTGLDKGGWGYSNSGNMGSGMPDRSNTQYAILGLRDAAYYGTPVDRKVWEGVRQYWENSQLPDGGWNYKLEDGRQSYGSMTVAGIASLSIAAAFLKSSEDTNPDGTPICCQPPEPNEALERAFRWMGRNFSVQTNPLYDTWWLYYLYGLERSGRLSGRRFFGSHDWYREGARVLLARQSKRDGSWRGEGGMEGQPNIGTPLALLFLSKGLAPVMINKMKLGPRDPDNAELVIGDLWNRHPKDVRNLVEHISTLPKWPKLLTWQTLDFDKAVANQNVQEVLQAPILFVTSENDLNDLMTDQHVDLLREYLINGGFLFVARGCESKSFEEGLRRLIQRLYPDGLNDLMPLAETHPVYRSEYLLDPANVPLQGVDVGCRTAIIYSPEDLGCLWDKRMVVDPPDRKQDIKTAIARSLRIGVNVVAYVTGREPPNKLDEQQLVSKQDDTDTLRGILGIAKLRHSGDWDAAPNAIKKLLLTLEKSFGVVAGTQPYKIPAGDPELYRFTLLYMHGQRNFELSPDEIRNVRKYLESGGVLFADACCGAPKFDASFRDLMQRMFPDAPMERIPVDHEMFSQAIGHNLESVKRRAPSNNQNDQALNPIEREGPPFLEGISLNGRYAVIYSKYDISCALEKQTSLSCIGYSPDDAAKIAMNVVLYSVLQDVTPNEP; encoded by the coding sequence ATGCGGAATCAGAACTCTCTCCTGAAACGAGTGTTGATCTACTCGATTGTTGCAGGCCTGTTGGCCTCGTCGAGCAGACCAGTCATTGCGCAGGACGAATTATCAGCAGAAAACGTGCTGGCAGCGATTCAAAAAGGGCGACGTTATCTCATCAGTCAACAACTTCCTGATGGGAGTTGGAGTACGGAAACGGCCTCGCCTTATAAAATTGGGATTTCATCCCTGAGCCTGCTCTCGCTGATGAACTCTGGCCTCACCTCGGATGATCCCGCAATCTCTCGTGGATTAAAATGGCTCCGGCAACAAAAGCCGACGTTAACTTATGAAATTTCGTTGATGATCATGGCTCTGACGACTGCAAAGGAGGGAGCCAAAGACAGTCTGCTCGTATTCAGTCTGGCTCAACAACTGGAAAAGGGACAGCAGCGAACAGGCCTGGACAAAGGAGGCTGGGGATATTCGAATAGCGGCAACATGGGGAGCGGAATGCCTGATCGCAGTAATACCCAATATGCCATTCTCGGACTGCGTGATGCCGCCTATTATGGCACTCCGGTTGATCGGAAAGTCTGGGAGGGTGTTCGCCAATATTGGGAGAACAGTCAACTCCCCGATGGCGGGTGGAATTATAAGCTGGAAGATGGTCGCCAAAGCTATGGCAGCATGACGGTCGCCGGAATTGCCTCGCTTTCGATTGCAGCCGCTTTTCTGAAATCGAGCGAAGATACCAATCCCGATGGAACTCCCATATGCTGCCAGCCTCCTGAACCTAACGAGGCCCTCGAACGTGCTTTCCGCTGGATGGGGCGAAACTTTTCCGTACAAACCAATCCGCTCTACGACACCTGGTGGCTGTATTATCTGTATGGTCTCGAACGCTCCGGTCGATTGAGTGGTCGTCGTTTCTTCGGCTCTCACGACTGGTATCGCGAAGGGGCACGTGTATTATTGGCTCGACAATCAAAACGGGATGGCTCCTGGCGAGGGGAAGGAGGCATGGAAGGACAACCAAATATCGGCACTCCGCTGGCTTTATTGTTCCTTTCCAAGGGACTGGCTCCTGTCATGATTAACAAAATGAAGCTAGGCCCCCGAGATCCCGATAATGCGGAACTGGTGATTGGAGATCTGTGGAACCGTCACCCGAAAGATGTCCGTAATCTTGTCGAACATATCAGCACACTTCCGAAATGGCCCAAGTTGTTGACATGGCAAACACTCGATTTTGATAAAGCGGTCGCGAATCAGAATGTACAGGAAGTTCTACAGGCTCCGATCCTGTTTGTGACATCCGAAAATGATCTGAATGATTTGATGACTGATCAGCATGTTGATCTGTTGAGGGAATACCTGATCAATGGCGGATTTCTGTTTGTCGCACGTGGTTGTGAAAGCAAATCGTTTGAAGAGGGGCTCCGTCGCCTGATCCAACGGCTTTATCCCGATGGCCTCAATGACTTGATGCCACTCGCGGAAACGCATCCGGTTTATCGCAGTGAGTATCTACTCGATCCGGCGAACGTACCACTGCAGGGAGTCGATGTCGGATGTCGGACCGCCATCATCTACTCGCCGGAAGATCTCGGTTGTCTTTGGGACAAACGCATGGTTGTCGATCCTCCCGATCGGAAACAGGATATCAAAACAGCCATTGCCAGGAGCTTGCGGATTGGTGTGAATGTTGTCGCTTATGTCACTGGCCGTGAGCCGCCGAATAAACTCGACGAGCAGCAACTTGTCAGCAAGCAGGACGACACCGATACCCTGCGTGGGATTCTCGGCATCGCCAAGCTGAGACATTCCGGCGATTGGGATGCCGCTCCAAATGCAATTAAAAAATTACTGCTCACTCTGGAGAAATCCTTCGGGGTTGTCGCCGGAACACAGCCTTATAAAATCCCGGCTGGCGATCCCGAACTCTATCGTTTCACCCTGCTCTATATGCACGGCCAAAGAAACTTCGAACTCTCTCCCGACGAGATTCGCAATGTTCGCAAATACCTCGAAAGTGGTGGCGTTCTCTTTGCCGATGCGTGCTGCGGGGCTCCGAAATTCGATGCCAGTTTTCGAGATCTGATGCAACGCATGTTTCCCGATGCACCAATGGAGCGAATCCCGGTCGATCATGAAATGTTTTCCCAGGCAATCGGGCACAACCTCGAATCGGTCAAACGGCGAGCGCCTTCTAATAACCAGAATGACCAGGCCTTGAATCCGATCGAACGCGAAGGACCTCCATTTCTTGAAGGGATTTCTCTAAATGGGCGTTATGCGGTTATCTATAGCAAATACGATATTTCCTGTGCTCTCGAAAAACAGACCTCGCTTTCCTGCATCGGCTATTCTCCCGATGATGCCGCAAAAATTGCGATGAACGTTGTTCTCTATTCCGTCCTGCAGGATGTCACCCCCAACGAGCCATGA
- a CDS encoding aldo/keto reductase: protein MERRRIGKTSLIVSDICLGTMTFGSTCDEAEAFRIMDRAFDAGINFLDAAEIYPVPPEKEWVHRTEEIVGRWMKTKSRDAIQIATKFCGPGHGWFVPPVREGYTCIDRHHIRKAIEGSLRRLQTDYVDLYQTHWPDPDFPYEQTLEVLDELVHEGKVRYVGCSNETPWGMMKSLSAAELSGTVRYESIQNNFSLINRRFEDSLAEICRREKISCLPYSPIGGGVLTGKYLDGKFPEGARFSTYMQKGERQQVMVRRFVNEKSLATTRELCKLAQELGITPATLATCWSKQHDFVASTIIGANSLAQLDETLPACDFILDESTLKRIDEITAKYPYPLG, encoded by the coding sequence ATGGAACGTCGACGCATTGGGAAAACATCATTGATCGTCTCGGACATCTGTCTCGGAACAATGACCTTTGGCTCAACCTGTGATGAGGCCGAAGCGTTCCGGATTATGGATCGAGCATTCGATGCCGGGATCAATTTTCTGGATGCCGCTGAGATTTATCCCGTGCCACCAGAAAAAGAATGGGTGCATCGGACTGAAGAAATTGTCGGTCGCTGGATGAAAACGAAATCGCGAGATGCCATACAGATCGCCACAAAATTCTGTGGTCCAGGACACGGCTGGTTCGTCCCTCCAGTGCGAGAAGGGTATACCTGCATCGATCGCCATCACATTCGCAAAGCGATTGAGGGTTCGCTCCGCAGGTTGCAAACAGACTATGTCGACCTGTATCAAACCCACTGGCCCGATCCCGACTTTCCTTACGAGCAGACTCTCGAAGTTCTGGATGAACTCGTCCATGAAGGCAAAGTGCGTTATGTTGGCTGCAGCAATGAAACACCCTGGGGAATGATGAAATCGTTATCAGCAGCTGAGCTTTCCGGGACAGTCCGATACGAATCGATCCAGAATAATTTCAGCCTGATTAATCGTCGTTTTGAAGATTCTCTGGCCGAGATTTGCCGTCGTGAGAAAATCAGCTGTCTCCCTTATTCTCCCATCGGCGGTGGGGTGCTGACGGGAAAGTATCTCGATGGAAAATTTCCCGAAGGAGCCCGCTTCTCAACTTATATGCAAAAAGGAGAACGTCAGCAGGTGATGGTCCGACGATTCGTTAACGAAAAATCGTTAGCCACCACCCGAGAACTCTGCAAACTGGCTCAGGAACTCGGAATCACCCCGGCAACATTAGCGACCTGCTGGAGTAAGCAACACGACTTCGTAGCCTCCACGATCATCGGTGCCAATTCGCTGGCTCAACTCGATGAAACCCTGCCCGCCTGTGACTTCATTCTGGATGAATCGACTTTGAAACGGATCGATGAAATCACGGCGAAGTATCCGTATCCGTTGGGGTAA
- a CDS encoding ABC transporter ATP-binding protein — protein sequence MTDLAQPVPSPAIEVQGLTKYYDGKAVVNDVSFQIPTGCVFGFLGCNGAGKSTTTKMLMGMVVPDSGSAKLLGHEVSTLDPQVRERIAYIAEGHPLYSWMSIREAIRFTKPFYKKWNQELLEQVLEHFGLPLTRKIRRLSKGQQAQVSLALAIAPQPELLILDDPTLGLDAVVRREFLESMIQIIQREGRTIMFSSHILGDVERVADRIGIMVDGRLQVDCTTEEFKQSVSKLVLEFDRPVNGSIAFPECKGVVGSRSILNQLEVIIVNLNDEHRLLAERLEPKQIETESMNLEDSFLEYTRTNRNSVPVFVDQLKSHS from the coding sequence ATGACAGACCTCGCTCAACCGGTCCCTTCTCCTGCCATCGAAGTGCAGGGCTTGACGAAATATTATGATGGCAAAGCGGTTGTGAATGATGTCAGCTTTCAGATACCCACTGGCTGCGTCTTCGGATTCCTCGGCTGCAACGGAGCCGGGAAATCGACCACGACCAAAATGCTGATGGGCATGGTCGTTCCCGATTCGGGCTCTGCAAAACTGCTCGGACACGAAGTCTCTACACTCGATCCCCAGGTTCGCGAACGAATCGCTTACATTGCAGAAGGACATCCACTCTACTCCTGGATGAGTATTCGTGAGGCGATCCGCTTTACGAAACCATTTTACAAAAAGTGGAATCAGGAATTGCTCGAACAGGTGCTGGAACATTTTGGACTGCCCCTCACCCGCAAAATCCGCAGGCTTTCCAAAGGACAGCAGGCTCAGGTTTCGCTGGCTTTGGCAATCGCTCCTCAACCGGAGTTACTGATTCTGGATGACCCGACATTGGGGCTCGATGCGGTCGTCCGCAGAGAATTCCTGGAGTCGATGATTCAAATCATCCAGCGGGAAGGCCGAACAATTATGTTTTCGTCTCACATTCTTGGTGATGTGGAACGAGTTGCCGACCGGATTGGAATTATGGTTGATGGCCGCCTGCAGGTCGATTGCACAACCGAAGAGTTCAAGCAATCGGTCAGCAAACTTGTGCTCGAATTCGATCGTCCGGTGAATGGATCGATTGCATTTCCAGAGTGCAAGGGTGTTGTGGGCAGTCGATCGATTCTGAATCAACTGGAAGTGATCATTGTGAATCTCAATGACGAACATCGGCTCCTGGCTGAGCGATTGGAGCCGAAGCAAATTGAAACCGAATCGATGAATTTGGAAGATTCCTTCCTGGAATATACTCGCACGAATCGAAACAGTGTTCCTGTCTTTGTCGATCAACTCAAATCTCATTCGTGA
- a CDS encoding GntR family transcriptional regulator: MNFQVNPSSSQPIYRQLSQQIREGIAQGHLAPEDQLPSVRELSKLLVVNPNTIAKVYTELEREGVLTTRPGLGVFVTQPRIELTKAIRVQKLQESLDICLTSAVYLGFDADEVRQIVEARLGKYQWNLVKGKK; encoded by the coding sequence ATGAATTTTCAGGTCAATCCATCCAGTTCGCAGCCGATTTATCGTCAGCTGTCACAACAGATCCGCGAAGGGATTGCCCAGGGACACCTCGCGCCGGAGGATCAACTCCCTTCGGTTCGTGAACTCTCTAAATTGTTGGTCGTGAATCCCAATACAATTGCGAAGGTTTACACGGAACTCGAACGGGAAGGTGTTTTAACGACCCGCCCTGGTTTAGGTGTGTTTGTGACGCAACCCCGTATCGAATTGACGAAAGCGATCCGCGTGCAAAAGCTGCAGGAATCGCTGGATATCTGTCTGACATCGGCGGTGTATCTGGGTTTCGATGCCGATGAAGTTCGCCAGATTGTGGAAGCTCGTCTCGGCAAGTATCAGTGGAATCTCGTGAAGGGGAAGAAATGA